The Candidatus Peregrinibacteria bacterium genome segment CCATTTCTCCTTCATGAATTCGCACGATTTCTCCCGAAAAATTTTACGTACCTCAATCGTGAAGACGATCTCGGAATTCCCGGACTCAGAAAAGCAAAGGAAAGTTGGTATCCTGAATTTCTCGTAAAAAAATACGCAGTGGAGTCGTGAACTTATTTTACCAACACCTCTTTATGGTGTACTTCACGATTTTTTCTTCATTCGCTCCGAGAAATGCTTTCGTTTTAAATCTTCCCGCTTCTTCTTTTTCCCAAGAGGCATCGCTGCCTATGATTTCAATTTCATTTCCCCACCACTCATCTGCATAGATAGTTACTGAAACTTTTTCATCTTTCCGATTGTGGACTTCTACCTCTTCTTCCACAAATTCACATGTTTTTCCAATGGGAAGAAGTTTGTCCTGAGTTCTCCGATTCATCTCCCTTTTTTCCACGGTTACGTCAAAGACGTTTCCGAGAAATAATCGAACTTCTTCGTTTTTGGGAGTGTGATCGATACTATCCTCACCAATGAATTGAAGTGATCCTTCGGAATCAGCTTGATACACTCTCGCTGTTCCTGCAGGAAGTGGCATTCCCATATTATTTTTTTCAGAATTTTCAAAGAAAATTTCTGCGCGAATACGAGAACCATCTTTTTGCGGATCATAAACAAGTTCCTTTTCCACGGGGACACTTGGAATTTCGAGAAGAGAAATTTGTTTTTCACTTCGAGCGAGAATATCAGTCGGAGTATCGAGCGAATAAAGATGATATTCGAATAAATTTTCCTGAACAAAGGCAGGTTGTGGCGCCATCAACTTTTCTTCAGCATATCCATAGTCTGCCATTGGCGCATATCCACCGGAAAAAGGCTGAACTCTATTCACTTCCCCCGCAACGAGTTTAAGTTTTGCCGCAGGAAATGTTGTTCCTGATGAATTTGTAAGAGTGGTCCATCCCTTCAAAAAAATCTCAGTATTTTTTTCATTCACTTCTGCAACATAATCAGCTTTCCAGCTAAATCCTGTCGAGAGATAACTCGTTTCTGTCTCGTGTTTCCCATCTTCAGGAGAAAAGAGTGTCCAAATAAGTGTTGGCTTGATAATAAGACCATCGGGGAGTTTTTCAAATGAAATATCTTCGGGATTACTGACGGCCATGACTTTGTCTTCTGTTTGGAGCACAACATTCCCCCAGTCAGAAGAAAGAAGTGTCCCTGAAACCGTTTGCACAGTATCGCCTCTTGTGACATTTACCGAAACCTTTTTTCCGAGATATTTTTCGAGAAGTTTTTCCTTTGAGACAAGATCAAATGAAAATGTCTGATCAAAAACCGATGCTACATTTTTTGCAA includes the following:
- a CDS encoding DUF4139 domain-containing protein → MKKQILTWIAGILGILALFGISLLLPTKTQNTRTIPRYEPITYVHKTTTEKPLNFFTELASADAGEKESVALTVYNGDLALVKEYREIDLKKGANQVKFTDVPEGIMSSSVLFQDLAKNVASVFDQTFSFDLVSKEKLLEKYLGKKVSVNVTRGDTVQTVSGTLLSSDWGNVVLQTEDKVMAVSNPEDISFEKLPDGLIIKPTLIWTLFSPEDGKHETETSYLSTGFSWKADYVAEVNEKNTEIFLKGWTTLTNSSGTTFPAAKLKLVAGEVNRVQPFSGGYAPMADYGYAEEKLMAPQPAFVQENLFEYHLYSLDTPTDILARSEKQISLLEIPSVPVEKELVYDPQKDGSRIRAEIFFENSEKNNMGMPLPAGTARVYQADSEGSLQFIGEDSIDHTPKNEEVRLFLGNVFDVTVEKREMNRRTQDKLLPIGKTCEFVEEEVEVHNRKDEKVSVTIYADEWWGNEIEIIGSDASWEKEEAGRFKTKAFLGANEEKIVKYTIKRCW